The Flaviramulus sp. BrNp1-15 genome has a window encoding:
- the yihA gene encoding ribosome biogenesis GTP-binding protein YihA/YsxC, whose translation MHIKSAEFVMSNSDVAKCPNSRLPEYAFIGRSNVGKSSLINMLTSRKSLAKTSGRPGKTQLINHFLINKNWHLVDLPGYGYARVSKSSKKTFQKFITQYFAMREQLVTAFVLVDIRHKPQPIDLEFMQWLGENGIPFSIIFTKADKLKPKAIENHVEDYKNILLETWEDMPNYFITSSSKDIGKDEVLGYIDTLNENMNLDTH comes from the coding sequence ATGCATATTAAATCTGCCGAATTTGTTATGAGTAACTCTGATGTGGCTAAATGCCCCAATAGCAGATTGCCAGAATATGCTTTTATTGGCAGAAGTAACGTTGGCAAATCTTCGCTTATAAATATGCTAACTAGCCGAAAAAGTTTAGCAAAAACTTCGGGAAGACCAGGTAAAACACAGCTTATAAATCATTTTTTAATTAATAAAAACTGGCATTTAGTAGATTTACCAGGCTATGGTTATGCGCGTGTTTCAAAAAGCTCAAAAAAAACCTTTCAAAAGTTTATTACCCAATATTTTGCAATGCGTGAGCAATTGGTAACCGCTTTTGTTTTGGTAGATATTAGACATAAACCACAACCTATAGATTTAGAATTCATGCAATGGTTAGGCGAAAATGGTATTCCGTTTTCAATAATATTTACAAAAGCTGATAAGTTAAAACCAAAAGCTATTGAAAACCATGTTGAGGATTATAAAAATATACTTTTAGAAACCTGGGAAGACATGCCTAATTACTTTATTACTTCTTCATCTAAAGACATTGGTAAAGATGAAGTTTTGGGTTATATTGATACATTAAATGAGAATATGAATTTAGACACTCATTAA
- a CDS encoding toll/interleukin-1 receptor domain-containing protein, which produces MEYKYQVALSFAGEDREYVNKVAELLKENGISVFYDKFEQVDLWGKDLGIHFDYIYRRQSQYFIPFISENYEKKIWTNYEVRTAIARAIENKEEYILPVRFDDTELPGIRSTLGYLDIRNLSEEELANAIIQKLGAEPNIPLPEKNEPKSQKSIYLSTYIEASEFYGIVGVNIGVTVTNQINGFRYFGPPIFKLSKPYVGNADTFQLFDAMQQISFPKRMEYGEQYQINYKLKKGFIDSMREFRGQDVTLTAFVSTTVGEKFHSNEMNIDMLFSTEKE; this is translated from the coding sequence ATGGAATATAAATATCAAGTTGCTTTGTCATTTGCAGGAGAAGACAGAGAATACGTTAATAAAGTAGCGGAATTATTAAAAGAAAACGGAATTAGTGTTTTCTATGATAAGTTTGAGCAAGTTGACCTTTGGGGAAAAGACCTTGGAATTCATTTCGATTATATTTATAGGCGACAATCTCAATATTTCATTCCTTTTATTTCCGAGAATTACGAGAAAAAAATATGGACGAATTATGAAGTGAGAACTGCAATTGCCCGAGCAATAGAAAATAAAGAAGAATATATCTTACCTGTTAGATTTGATGACACAGAACTTCCTGGAATTCGCTCAACTCTTGGGTATTTGGACATACGAAATTTATCGGAAGAAGAATTAGCAAATGCTATAATCCAAAAATTAGGTGCTGAACCGAATATTCCACTTCCTGAAAAGAATGAACCAAAATCCCAAAAAAGTATTTACCTCTCGACTTATATTGAGGCGAGTGAATTTTATGGAATAGTTGGAGTAAATATTGGAGTGACAGTCACTAACCAAATAAACGGATTTAGATACTTCGGACCACCAATTTTTAAATTATCCAAACCCTATGTTGGAAATGCTGATACTTTTCAACTTTTTGACGCTATGCAACAAATCTCATTTCCGAAAAGAATGGAATACGGAGAACAATATCAGATAAATTATAAACTTAAAAAGGGATTTATTGATTCAATGAGAGAATTTAGAGGACAAGATGTAACTTTAACAGCATTCGTTTCAACAACTGTTGGAGAAAAATTTCACTCTAATGAAATGAATATTGATATGTTATTTTCAACCGAAAAAGAATAA